From Drosophila virilis strain 15010-1051.87 chromosome X, Dvir_AGI_RSII-ME, whole genome shotgun sequence, the proteins below share one genomic window:
- the eIF4H1 gene encoding eukaryotic translation initiation factor 4H isoform X2: protein MAGRGGYEHARGGFGGERHVKQMPTEPPFIAYVGNLPQGLVQGDVMKIFNDFEVKNVRLVKDRETDQFKGFCYVEFETLDNLERALECDGRIKLDDLSAPLRIDIADRRKNERPGGGIGGGGGNGGGMSRDGGRDGFQKRGPPRQGGSSQSYSRGGPGTGGGREAGGGSGNRGDSRGSYNDNYGGHSDRSRGGASSGMNRGYNDRPANRGRYGNFNNDERFDRNQDRDRGQREGSYGNQSRDGDRYNNFSRHRDRERTHYNPNQQQERPSGVAMGAIDDTERPRLQLKPRTIAAPINAVAETKQSASIFGNAKPREEKLKELQQNMNHNGDN from the exons atggcTGGAAGAGGTGGTTATGAACACGCTag agGTGGCTTTGGAGGCGAACGGCATGTGAAGCAAATGCCAACGGAACCCCCATTTATTGCGTACGTGGGCAACTTGCCACAGGGTCTCGTTCAGGGAGAtgttatgaaaatatttaatgactTCGAGGTGAAAAACGTGCGACTTGTCAAGGATCGCGAAACGGATCAGTTTAAGGGCTTCTGTTATGTGGAGTTCGAGACGTTGGACAATTTGGAGCGTGCCCTCGAATGTGATGGTCGAATAAAGTTGGATGATCTGTCGGCCCCGCTGCGGATAGACATTGCTGATCGCAGGAAAAATGAACG CCCTGGTGGCGGcattggcggcggcggcggcaatggCGGCGGCATGAGCCGCGATGGCGGTCGAGATGGCTTCCAGAAACGGGGACCACCACGTCAGGGCGGCAGCAGTCAATCGTATAGCCGAGGCGGTCCTGGCACCGGCGGCGGTCGCGAGGCCGGCGGCGGCTCTGGTAATCGTGGCGATAGTAGAGGTTCGTACAATGATAATTATGGTGGTCACAGTGATAGAAGTCGTGGCGGCGCCAGCTCCGGCATGAATAGAGGATACAATG ATCGCCCGGCAAATCGTGGCCGTTATGGTAATTTCAACAATGACGAGCGCTTTGATCGCAATCAGGATCGGGATCGTGGCCAACGCGAAGGCAGCTATGGTAACCAGTCGCGCGATGGCGATCGGTATAACAACTTCAGCCGGCATCGTGACCGCGAGCGCACCCACTATAATCCCAACCAGCAGCAGGAACGTCCCAGCGGCGTTGCAATGGGCGCCATTG ATGATACGGAGCGGCCACGCCTCCAGCTAAAGCCGCGAACTATTGCGGCGCCCATTAACGCGGTGGCTGAAACCAAACAATCGGCCTCCATATTCGGCAATGCCAAGCCGCGCGAGGAAAAGCTTAAGGAGCTGCAACAGAATATGAATCACAATGGCGATAACTAG
- the eIF4H1 gene encoding eukaryotic translation initiation factor 4H isoform X3, whose product MAGRGGYEHARGGFGGERHVKQMPTEPPFIAYVGNLPQGLVQGDVMKIFNDFEVKNVRLVKDRETDQFKGFCYVEFETLDNLERALECDGRIKLDDLSAPLRIDIADRRKNERPGGGIGGGGGNGGGMSRDGGRDGFQKRGPPRQGGSSQSYSRGGPGTGGGREAGGGSGNRGDSRDRPANRGRYGNFNNDERFDRNQDRDRGQREGSYGNQSRDGDRYNNFSRHRDRERTHYNPNQQQERPSGVAMGAIGNNSMRQDSNMTANNLDIVADDTERPRLQLKPRTIAAPINAVAETKQSASIFGNAKPREEKLKELQQNMNHNGDN is encoded by the exons atggcTGGAAGAGGTGGTTATGAACACGCTag agGTGGCTTTGGAGGCGAACGGCATGTGAAGCAAATGCCAACGGAACCCCCATTTATTGCGTACGTGGGCAACTTGCCACAGGGTCTCGTTCAGGGAGAtgttatgaaaatatttaatgactTCGAGGTGAAAAACGTGCGACTTGTCAAGGATCGCGAAACGGATCAGTTTAAGGGCTTCTGTTATGTGGAGTTCGAGACGTTGGACAATTTGGAGCGTGCCCTCGAATGTGATGGTCGAATAAAGTTGGATGATCTGTCGGCCCCGCTGCGGATAGACATTGCTGATCGCAGGAAAAATGAACG CCCTGGTGGCGGcattggcggcggcggcggcaatggCGGCGGCATGAGCCGCGATGGCGGTCGAGATGGCTTCCAGAAACGGGGACCACCACGTCAGGGCGGCAGCAGTCAATCGTATAGCCGAGGCGGTCCTGGCACCGGCGGCGGTCGCGAGGCCGGCGGCGGCTCTGGTAATCGTGGCGATAGTAGAG ATCGCCCGGCAAATCGTGGCCGTTATGGTAATTTCAACAATGACGAGCGCTTTGATCGCAATCAGGATCGGGATCGTGGCCAACGCGAAGGCAGCTATGGTAACCAGTCGCGCGATGGCGATCGGTATAACAACTTCAGCCGGCATCGTGACCGCGAGCGCACCCACTATAATCCCAACCAGCAGCAGGAACGTCCCAGCGGCGTTGCAATGGGCGCCATTGGTAACAATTCGATGAGGCAAGATTCCAATATGACTGCTAATAATTTGGATATTGTTGCAGATGATACGGAGCGGCCACGCCTCCAGCTAAAGCCGCGAACTATTGCGGCGCCCATTAACGCGGTGGCTGAAACCAAACAATCGGCCTCCATATTCGGCAATGCCAAGCCGCGCGAGGAAAAGCTTAAGGAGCTGCAACAGAATATGAATCACAATGGCGATAACTAG
- the eIF4H1 gene encoding eukaryotic translation initiation factor 4H isoform X1: MAGRGGYEHARGGFGGERHVKQMPTEPPFIAYVGNLPQGLVQGDVMKIFNDFEVKNVRLVKDRETDQFKGFCYVEFETLDNLERALECDGRIKLDDLSAPLRIDIADRRKNERPGGGIGGGGGNGGGMSRDGGRDGFQKRGPPRQGGSSQSYSRGGPGTGGGREAGGGSGNRGDSRGSYNDNYGGHSDRSRGGASSGMNRGYNDRPANRGRYGNFNNDERFDRNQDRDRGQREGSYGNQSRDGDRYNNFSRHRDRERTHYNPNQQQERPSGVAMGAIGNNSMRQDSNMTANNLDIVADDTERPRLQLKPRTIAAPINAVAETKQSASIFGNAKPREEKLKELQQNMNHNGDN, from the exons atggcTGGAAGAGGTGGTTATGAACACGCTag agGTGGCTTTGGAGGCGAACGGCATGTGAAGCAAATGCCAACGGAACCCCCATTTATTGCGTACGTGGGCAACTTGCCACAGGGTCTCGTTCAGGGAGAtgttatgaaaatatttaatgactTCGAGGTGAAAAACGTGCGACTTGTCAAGGATCGCGAAACGGATCAGTTTAAGGGCTTCTGTTATGTGGAGTTCGAGACGTTGGACAATTTGGAGCGTGCCCTCGAATGTGATGGTCGAATAAAGTTGGATGATCTGTCGGCCCCGCTGCGGATAGACATTGCTGATCGCAGGAAAAATGAACG CCCTGGTGGCGGcattggcggcggcggcggcaatggCGGCGGCATGAGCCGCGATGGCGGTCGAGATGGCTTCCAGAAACGGGGACCACCACGTCAGGGCGGCAGCAGTCAATCGTATAGCCGAGGCGGTCCTGGCACCGGCGGCGGTCGCGAGGCCGGCGGCGGCTCTGGTAATCGTGGCGATAGTAGAGGTTCGTACAATGATAATTATGGTGGTCACAGTGATAGAAGTCGTGGCGGCGCCAGCTCCGGCATGAATAGAGGATACAATG ATCGCCCGGCAAATCGTGGCCGTTATGGTAATTTCAACAATGACGAGCGCTTTGATCGCAATCAGGATCGGGATCGTGGCCAACGCGAAGGCAGCTATGGTAACCAGTCGCGCGATGGCGATCGGTATAACAACTTCAGCCGGCATCGTGACCGCGAGCGCACCCACTATAATCCCAACCAGCAGCAGGAACGTCCCAGCGGCGTTGCAATGGGCGCCATTGGTAACAATTCGATGAGGCAAGATTCCAATATGACTGCTAATAATTTGGATATTGTTGCAGATGATACGGAGCGGCCACGCCTCCAGCTAAAGCCGCGAACTATTGCGGCGCCCATTAACGCGGTGGCTGAAACCAAACAATCGGCCTCCATATTCGGCAATGCCAAGCCGCGCGAGGAAAAGCTTAAGGAGCTGCAACAGAATATGAATCACAATGGCGATAACTAG
- the eIF2alpha gene encoding eukaryotic translation initiation factor 2 subunit 1, whose product MALTSRFYNEKYPEIEDVVMVNVLSIAEMGAYVHLLEYNNIEGMILLSELSRRRIRSINKLIRVGKTEPVVVIRVDKEKGYIDLSKRRVSPEDVEKCTERFAKAKAINSLLRHVADILGYDSSEKLEELYQKTAWYFEKKYNSKTVAYDIFKQSVTDPSVFDECNLDAETKEVLLSNIKRKLVSPTVKIRADIECSCYGYEGIDAVKASLSKGLELSTEELPIRINLIAPPLYVMTTSTTKKTDGLKALEVAIESIRAKIIEFEGEFKVIMAPKLVTAIDEADLARRLERAEAENAQVAGDDDEEDAADQEGMQFDPEKEFNHKSSTLRANEDDDEEDDDEE is encoded by the exons ATGGCACTAACGTCACGCTTCTACAATGAAAAATATCCGGAGATCGAAGATGTCGTCATGGTTAATGTGCTCTCCATAGCCGAAATGGGCGCTTACGTCCATTTGCTGGAGTACAACAACATTGAGGGCATGATCTTGCTCTCAGAGCTGTCTCGTCGTCGCATACGCTCCATTAACAAATTGATTCGCGTGGGCAAAACAGAGCCAGTTGTTGTCATACGTGTGGATAAGGAGAAGGGCTATATTGATCTATCCAAACGTCGTGTTTCGCCCGAGGATGTGGAGAAGTGTACCGAGAGATTTGCTAAAGCGAAGGCAATCAACTCCCTGTTGCGCCATGTGGCTGATATTTTGGGCTACGACAGCAGTGAGAAGCTGGAGGAGCTCTACCAGAAGACCGCCTGGtattttgaaaagaaataCAACAGCAAAACGGTCGCCTATGacattttcaagcaatcggTAACCGATCCATCCGTTTTCGATGAATGCAATCTGGATGCGGAGACAAAGGAGGTGCTGCTGAGCAACATCAAACGCAAACTAGTCTCGCCCACAGTCAAAATACGCGCCGATATCGAGTGCTCGTGCTATGGTTATGAGGGCATCGATGCAGTCAAAGCATCGCTCAGCAAAGGCCTCGAGCTGAGCACAGAGGAGCTTCCCATACGCATCAATCTGATAGCACCGCCGCT CTATGTGATGACCACATCCACCACAAAGAAGACAGACGGACTCAAGGCACTGGAGGTGGCCATTGAGAGCATACGCGCCAAGATAATTGAATTCGAGGGCGAGTTCAAAGTAATAATGGCGCCCAAGCTTGTTACGGCCATTGATGAGGCGGATCTTGCGCGTCGTCTTGAGCGCGCCGAGGCTGAGAACGCTCAAGTGGCTGGCGATGATGACGAGGAAGATGCTGCCGATCAGGAGGGTATGCAATTTGATCCCGAGAAGGAATTCAATCACAAAAGCTCTACACTGCGTGCCAACGAGGACGACGACGAAGAAGACGACGATGAAGAGTAG